One Glycine max cultivar Williams 82 chromosome 4, Glycine_max_v4.0, whole genome shotgun sequence DNA segment encodes these proteins:
- the LOC100812178 gene encoding dipeptidyl aminopeptidase 4 isoform X1: protein MNEKRNPKRQKPLPFSMPVTDSNDPQNFDDNILFPVEEIVQYPLPGYVSPTSISFSPDDSLISYLFSPDNSLNRKVYAFDLKTNTQELLFSPPDGGLDESNISPEEKLRRERLRERGLGVTRYEWVKTSSKRKAVMVPLPAGIYIQDIPHSKAELKLPSVLGSPIIDPHLSPDGSMLAYVRDCELHVLNLLSNESKQLTHGAKENGLTHGLAEYIAQEEMDRKTGYWWSLDSKYIAFTEVDSSEIPLFRIMHQGKSSVGLEAQEDHPYPFAGASNVKVRLGVVSVAGSSITWMDLLCGGTEQQNNEEEYLARVNWMHGNILTAQILNRHHTKIKIVKFDIRTGQRKNILFEENSSWINIHDCFTPLDKGVTKFSGGFIWASEKTGFRHLYLHDANGTCLGPITEGEWMVEQIAGVNEATGLIYFTGTLDGPLESNLYCSKLFVDGSQPLQVPVRLTHSKGKHIVVLDHHMRNFVDIHDSLGCPPRVLLCSLEDGSLIKPLYEQSFTIPRFKKLQLEPPEIVEIRANDGTTLYGALYKPDASRFGPPPYKTMINVYGGPSVQLVSNSWLSTVDLRAQYLRNQGILVWKLDNRGTARRGLKFESYLKQKLGQIDADDQLTGAEWLVKQGLTKAGHIGLYGWSYGGYLSAMTLSRYPDFFKCAIAGAPVTSWDGYDTFYTEKYMGLPSENKSGYESGSVMNQVHQLKGRLLLVHGMIDENVHFRHTARLINALVAAGKSYELIVFPDERHMPRRHSDRVYMEGRMWDFIQRNL, encoded by the exons ATGAATGAGAAGAGGAATCCAAAACGTCAAAAACCACTGCCTTTCAGCATGCCTGTGACAGACTCAAATGATCCGCAGAATTTTGATGATAACATTCTTTTCCCTGTTGAAGAGATTGTACAATACCCGTTGCCCGGATATGTGTCGCCAACTTCAATAAGTTTTAGTCCCGATGAtagtttaatttcttatttatttagtcctGATAACTCTTTAAACAGAAAGGTTTATGCATTTGATCTGAAGACCAATACACAAGAATTGTTATTCAGTCCCCCTGATGGTGGACTCGATGAAAGTAATATTTCTCCGGAAGAAAAGTTGAGGCGGGAGAGGTTGAGGGAGCGTGGTTTAGGTGTGACACGGTATGAATGGGTGAAGACAAGCTCAAAAAGGAAAGCAGTCATGGTGCCACTGCCTGCTGGG ATTTATATTCAGGACATTCCCCATTCAAAAGCAGAGCTCAAGCTTCCAAGTGTATTAGGTTCACCCATTATTGATCCACATCTCTCTCCAGATGGATCAATGCTTGCCTATGTAAGAGACTGTGAGTTGCATGTTCTGAATCTCTTGTCTAATGAATCAAAGCAGTTGACCCATGGGGCAAAAGAAAATGGTTTG ACTCATGGGCTTGCAGAATATATAGCTCAG GAGGAGATGGATAGAAAAACTGGATATTGGTGGTCACTGGACAGTAAATATATTGCTTTCACTGAAGTTGATTCTTCTGAAATACCACTTTTTAGAATTATGCACCAAGGGAAGAGCTCAGTCGGTTTAGAGGCACAGGAAGACCACCCTTATCCTTTTGCAGGAGCTTCAAATGTTAAAGTGCGCCTTGGGGTTGTTTCAGTAGCTGGAAGCTCCATTACTTGGATGGATCTTCTCTGCGGGGGCACAGAACAGCAAAACAATGAGGAGGAATATTTGGCAAGAGTCAATTGGATGCATGGAAACATTCTCACTGCTCAGATTTTGAACAGGCACCACACTAAAATAAAGATCGTTAAGTTTGATATTAGAACAGgccaaaggaaaaatatattgttcGAAGAAAACAGCAGTTGGATCAATATACATGACTGTTTCACACCTCTTGATAAAGGAGTTACCAAATTTTCGGGTGGATTTATCTGGGCTAGTGAGAAAACAGGATTTAGACATCTTTATCTTCATGATGCAAATGGGACTTGTTTAGGACCCATCACTGAAGGTGAATGGATGGTTGAGCAAATTGCCGGTGTGAATGAGGCTACAGGTCTAATATATTTTACTGGGACCTTAGATGGTCCTCTGGAGTCCAATTTGTATTGTTCCAAACTTTTTGTTGATGGAAGTCAACCACTTCAGGTCCCTGTCAGACTTACGCACAGCAAGGGGAAGCACATTGTGGTCCTTGATCATCATATGCGAAATTTTGTTGATATTCATGATTCCCTTGGTTGTCCTCCTAGGGTGTTACTGTGCTCGTTGGAAGATGGAAGTTTAATCAAGCCTTTATATGAGCAGTCATTTACAattccaaggttcaaaaagCTTCAACTTGAGCCACCGGAGATTGTTGAAATACGGGCTAATGATGGCACTACATTGTATGGAGCCCTATATAAGCCTGATGCTTCAAGGTTTGGACCTCCACCTTACAAAACTATGATCAATGTTTATGGTGGTCCAAGTGTACAGCTTGTTAGTAACTCTTGGCTAAGTACAGTTGATCTGAGAGCACAATATTTGAGAAACCAAGGCATCTTAGTTTGGAAG TTAGACAACAGAGGAACTGCGAGACGGGGGTTGAAATTTGAAAgctatttaaaacaaaaacttggTCAAATTGATGCTGATGATCAGCTAACCGGAGCAGAGTGGCTTGTCAAACAAGGGCTTACAAAAGCTGGTCACATTGGGTTGTACGGATGGAGCTACGGCGGGTATCTCTCTGCCATGACACTGTCAAGATATCCAGATTTCTTCAAGTGTGCAATAGCCGGTGCCCCTGTTACATCATGGGATGGATATGACACGTTTTACACAGAGAAGTACATGGGGTTGCCATCTGAAAACAAGTCAGGATATGAAAGCGGTTCTGTTATGAACCAAGTGCACCAGTTGAAAGGGCGGTTGTTGCTTGTGCACGGCATGATTGATGAGAATGTTCACTTTAGGCACACTGCAAGACTTATCAATGCACTTGTGGCAGCTGGAAAATCATATGAGCTAATAGTTTTCCCAGATGAACGGCACATGCCTCGGCGTCATAGTGACCGAGTTTACATGGAAgggaggatgtgggacttcattCAGAGGAATCTGTAA
- the LOC100812178 gene encoding dipeptidyl aminopeptidase 4 isoform X2 gives MMPHCHQNVIPFLKCDIYIQDIPHSKAELKLPSVLGSPIIDPHLSPDGSMLAYVRDCELHVLNLLSNESKQLTHGAKENGLTHGLAEYIAQEEMDRKTGYWWSLDSKYIAFTEVDSSEIPLFRIMHQGKSSVGLEAQEDHPYPFAGASNVKVRLGVVSVAGSSITWMDLLCGGTEQQNNEEEYLARVNWMHGNILTAQILNRHHTKIKIVKFDIRTGQRKNILFEENSSWINIHDCFTPLDKGVTKFSGGFIWASEKTGFRHLYLHDANGTCLGPITEGEWMVEQIAGVNEATGLIYFTGTLDGPLESNLYCSKLFVDGSQPLQVPVRLTHSKGKHIVVLDHHMRNFVDIHDSLGCPPRVLLCSLEDGSLIKPLYEQSFTIPRFKKLQLEPPEIVEIRANDGTTLYGALYKPDASRFGPPPYKTMINVYGGPSVQLVSNSWLSTVDLRAQYLRNQGILVWKLDNRGTARRGLKFESYLKQKLGQIDADDQLTGAEWLVKQGLTKAGHIGLYGWSYGGYLSAMTLSRYPDFFKCAIAGAPVTSWDGYDTFYTEKYMGLPSENKSGYESGSVMNQVHQLKGRLLLVHGMIDENVHFRHTARLINALVAAGKSYELIVFPDERHMPRRHSDRVYMEGRMWDFIQRNL, from the exons ATGATGCCTCATTGCCACCAGAACGTTATCCCCTTCTTGAAGTGTGAT ATTTATATTCAGGACATTCCCCATTCAAAAGCAGAGCTCAAGCTTCCAAGTGTATTAGGTTCACCCATTATTGATCCACATCTCTCTCCAGATGGATCAATGCTTGCCTATGTAAGAGACTGTGAGTTGCATGTTCTGAATCTCTTGTCTAATGAATCAAAGCAGTTGACCCATGGGGCAAAAGAAAATGGTTTG ACTCATGGGCTTGCAGAATATATAGCTCAG GAGGAGATGGATAGAAAAACTGGATATTGGTGGTCACTGGACAGTAAATATATTGCTTTCACTGAAGTTGATTCTTCTGAAATACCACTTTTTAGAATTATGCACCAAGGGAAGAGCTCAGTCGGTTTAGAGGCACAGGAAGACCACCCTTATCCTTTTGCAGGAGCTTCAAATGTTAAAGTGCGCCTTGGGGTTGTTTCAGTAGCTGGAAGCTCCATTACTTGGATGGATCTTCTCTGCGGGGGCACAGAACAGCAAAACAATGAGGAGGAATATTTGGCAAGAGTCAATTGGATGCATGGAAACATTCTCACTGCTCAGATTTTGAACAGGCACCACACTAAAATAAAGATCGTTAAGTTTGATATTAGAACAGgccaaaggaaaaatatattgttcGAAGAAAACAGCAGTTGGATCAATATACATGACTGTTTCACACCTCTTGATAAAGGAGTTACCAAATTTTCGGGTGGATTTATCTGGGCTAGTGAGAAAACAGGATTTAGACATCTTTATCTTCATGATGCAAATGGGACTTGTTTAGGACCCATCACTGAAGGTGAATGGATGGTTGAGCAAATTGCCGGTGTGAATGAGGCTACAGGTCTAATATATTTTACTGGGACCTTAGATGGTCCTCTGGAGTCCAATTTGTATTGTTCCAAACTTTTTGTTGATGGAAGTCAACCACTTCAGGTCCCTGTCAGACTTACGCACAGCAAGGGGAAGCACATTGTGGTCCTTGATCATCATATGCGAAATTTTGTTGATATTCATGATTCCCTTGGTTGTCCTCCTAGGGTGTTACTGTGCTCGTTGGAAGATGGAAGTTTAATCAAGCCTTTATATGAGCAGTCATTTACAattccaaggttcaaaaagCTTCAACTTGAGCCACCGGAGATTGTTGAAATACGGGCTAATGATGGCACTACATTGTATGGAGCCCTATATAAGCCTGATGCTTCAAGGTTTGGACCTCCACCTTACAAAACTATGATCAATGTTTATGGTGGTCCAAGTGTACAGCTTGTTAGTAACTCTTGGCTAAGTACAGTTGATCTGAGAGCACAATATTTGAGAAACCAAGGCATCTTAGTTTGGAAG TTAGACAACAGAGGAACTGCGAGACGGGGGTTGAAATTTGAAAgctatttaaaacaaaaacttggTCAAATTGATGCTGATGATCAGCTAACCGGAGCAGAGTGGCTTGTCAAACAAGGGCTTACAAAAGCTGGTCACATTGGGTTGTACGGATGGAGCTACGGCGGGTATCTCTCTGCCATGACACTGTCAAGATATCCAGATTTCTTCAAGTGTGCAATAGCCGGTGCCCCTGTTACATCATGGGATGGATATGACACGTTTTACACAGAGAAGTACATGGGGTTGCCATCTGAAAACAAGTCAGGATATGAAAGCGGTTCTGTTATGAACCAAGTGCACCAGTTGAAAGGGCGGTTGTTGCTTGTGCACGGCATGATTGATGAGAATGTTCACTTTAGGCACACTGCAAGACTTATCAATGCACTTGTGGCAGCTGGAAAATCATATGAGCTAATAGTTTTCCCAGATGAACGGCACATGCCTCGGCGTCATAGTGACCGAGTTTACATGGAAgggaggatgtgggacttcattCAGAGGAATCTGTAA
- the LOC100812724 gene encoding phosphatidylinositol 4-kinase gamma 3, which yields MACVALHPVCEESLNRGEFTSCFSPHLRESILIYLTVGGSVIPMHIMKTDSIASVKLRIQTFKGFFVKKQKLVFEGKELARNRSCIRDYGVGDGNVLHLVLRLSDLKAITVRTMCGKEFGLYVEKSRSVGYVKQQIAKKGQGFLDHKDQELICEGEELEDQRLIEDICKDNDAVIHFLVRKSDAKVRTKPVDKDFELSIEASYVHNLVPNLHADQLGSVSVTNEVLERSQLTRDFVLEPIIMNSNIKIPLVIQELIKSTSEGLEKGCKPIQSSEGSGGAYLMQDSSGLKYVSVFKPIDEEPMAINNPRGLPVSEDGEGLKKGTRVGQGALREVAAYILDHPRKGPRSYYNNEEGGFAGVPPTVMVKCLDKGFHNIEDYQNDSANVKIGSLQMFMRNIGSCEDMGPSAFPVEEVHKISVLDIRLVNADRHAGNILIARDGEDGQTILIPIDHGYCLPESFEDCTFDWLYWPQAKEPYSPDTIDYIKSLDAEEDIKLLKFHGWDLPPKCAQILRISTMLLLKGAERGLTPFALGSIMCRETLKKKSVIEQIVEEAEEAAFPGASEAAFLDLVSVVMDSHLDELFP from the exons ATGGCTTGTGTGGCACTTCATCCGGTGTGTGAAGAATCTCTTAACCGTGGTGAATTTACCAGCTGTTTCAGCCCTCATTTGAGGGAGTCAATTTTGATTTACCTAACTGTTGGTGGATCTGTGATTCCTATGCATATTATGAAGACGGATTCAATTGCTTCAGTGAAGCTGAGAATTCAAACCTTCAAGggattttttgttaaaaagcaGAAACTGGTTTTTGAAGGGAAGGAATTGGCTCGTAACAGATCTTGTATCCGTGATTATGGTGTTGGTGATGGGAATGTTTTGCACCTGGTGCTGAGGCTTTCTGATCTCAAAGCTATTACTGTTAGGACTATGTGTGGAAAGGAGTTTGGGCTTTATGTTGAGAAGAGTAGGAGTGTGGGCTATGTGAAGCAGCAGATTGCAAAAAAAGGGCAAGGGTTCTTGGATCACAAGGATCAAGAACTGATATGTGAGGGTGAGGAACTTGAAGACCAGAGACTTATTGAAGATATCTGTAAGGACAATGATGCTGTTATTCATTTTTTGGTCAGAAAATCAGATGCCAAGGTAAGGACTAAACCAGTTGACAAGGATTTTGAATTATCAATTGAAGCATCATATGTGCACAATCTGGTACCAAATTTACATGCAGACCAGTTAGGGTCAGTCTCTGTAACAAATGAGGTCCTGGAGAGGAGCCAATTAACAAGAGATTTTGTTCTGGAACCAATTATTATGAATTCCAACATCAAAATTCCACTGGTGATCCAAGAGCTAATTAAGAGCACTTCGGAGGGATTAGAAAAAGGCTGTAAACCAATTCAATCTTCAGAGGGATCAGGAGGAGCTTATCTCATGCAAGATTCTTCTGGCTTGAAGTATGTGTCTGTTTTCAAGCCCATAGATGAGGAGCCAATGGCAATAAATAATCCTCGAGGCCTACCTGTTTCTGAGGATGGTGAAGGGCTAAAGAAAGGTACACGAGTAGGGCAAGGTGCATTGAGAGAAGTTGCGGCTTACATTTTGGATCATCCTAGGAAAGGACCTCGCTCATATTATAACAATGAGGAGGGCGGATTTGCTGGAGTTCCTCCTACAGTCATGGTCAAATGCCTTGATAAAGGATTTCATAATATTGAAGATTATCAGAATGATTCAGCTAATGTTAAAATAGGATCTCTTCAGATGTTTATGAGGAATATTGGAAGTTGTGAAGACATGGGCCCTAGTGCTTTTCCAGTGGAAGAGGTACACAAGATCTCTGTGCTGGATATCAGGTTGGTAAATGCAGATAGGCATGCAGGGAACATTTTGATTGCCAGGGATGGTGAAGACGGTCAAACTATCCTCATTCCAATTGATCATGGCTATTGCTTGCCTGAGAGT TTTGAAGACTGCACTTTTGACTGGTTATACTGGCCACAAGCTAAGGAGCCTTACTCTCCTGACACCATTGATTACATAAAATCTCTGGATGCTGAAGAAGATATAAAGCTTTTGAAGTTTCATGGATGGGACCTTCCTCCTAAATGTGCCCAGATCCTTCGTATATCAACCATGCTTCTTCTGAAAGGTGCAGAGAGAGGACTCACTCCTTTCGCCTTAGGAAGCATCATGTGTAGAGAAACACTGAAGAAAAAATCTGTCATTGAGCAGATTGTTGAGGAAGCAGAGGAAGCGGCATTTCCTGGAGCAAGTGAAGCTGCATTTCTTGATCTGGTTTCAGTGGTCATGGATAGTCATTTGGATGAGCTATTCCCGTGA